The stretch of DNA CGAGGCGATCGTCACGAGCCAGTAGAGGCGGTCCATCACTCGGTCCCTGCCAGCTCGACACCGCGTTCCGCCGCCACGTCGGCGAACGTCTTGTCCGTGCCGTCGAGCGTCGCCGTCTTCCCGGTGAACTTCTCCCAGCGACGGACGATCACGTCGGTGTAGAGGGCGTCGATCTCCATCAGGTAGGCGTGGCGGTGGCGCTGCTCTGCCGCGATCAACGTGCTGCCGCTTCCGCCGAAAAGATCGAGCACGTTCTCGCGGCTGCGCGACGAGTACTCGATCGCTCTGCGAGCGAGCTCGACGGGCTTTTCAGTTAAATGGCACATGGATTGCGGATTGACCTTCTTGACGTGCCAGAGGTCGGTCGCGTTGGTCGGGCCGAAGTACCGATGCGCTGCGCCCTTCTTCCATCCGTAGTACGCGATTTCAAACGAACCCATGTAGTCTCAGACCTCCTGACATGGCGCCATAAACTCCGCGGTAAACACAGGTAAGTCTGAATCGACAGCGCCGAAATTTGTCGGACTTTTTTCTCGACACGAGAGTGGTGTGTTCATATTATGCGGAGATGAATACACCGATTGCCGAAATTATCCCGCTGCCTTCCTCCGTCGATCGCAAAGTTATTCGACTCAACGAGAACGTCTGGATTGAGGAGACCGACGGAATCTGCGTCGTCTGG from Vicinamibacteria bacterium encodes:
- a CDS encoding DNA methyltransferase, with product MGSFEIAYYGWKKGAAHRYFGPTNATDLWHVKKVNPQSMCHLTEKPVELARRAIEYSSRSRENVLDLFGGSGSTLIAAEQRHRHAYLMEIDALYTDVIVRRWEKFTGKTATLDGTDKTFADVAAERGVELAGTE